The Methanolacinia petrolearia DSM 11571 genome has a segment encoding these proteins:
- a CDS encoding cob(I)yrinic acid a,c-diamide adenosyltransferase encodes MANPPSAGTVYAGRYELPRTRPGKTTAALGISLRTLVSGGNVFFGQFMKGLNTA; translated from the coding sequence ATGGCGAACCCACCCTCTGCAGGTACTGTGTATGCAGGCCGATATGAACTACCCCGGACGCGACCGGGAAAGACAACGGCTGCTCTCGGAATTTCGCTCAGGACTCTCGTCTCCGGGGGAAATGTTTTTTTTGGTCAGTTCATGAAAGGTCTGAATACCGCCTAA
- a CDS encoding efflux RND transporter permease subunit: MIYKRPFLAAGLIIVMLIAAISGLTMVSMKTGTETYLNLDEPVGSLVDHYSDEFGSSSIILIIEGEDLSSPGVLEYLDSLEEDFRDERYVDGVSSLASFLKSANDGVLPQSTAEINNILDNSGDALDSVLPSPILSLMYITLESGLSDDSQTGTVNMAESVLECSEPPAGVTITISGSPAFSVEMQEDMGSSTMSLIVLALLLMIIAMVFLFGHVRYRMLPVFTVFCGIILTFGVMGFAGIKISTVVVAAFPVLIGIGIDYGIQLHSRLDEEIRKTSSLKDAVFITVANSGPAVLLAMIATSLGFVALKLLAPAPMVGDFGTICIVGVICCYITALLIIPTFAVIFKYKPKKGELNALDSAESCQLEWKGCDDKPNVKKGSKGSFMEKYDILLGNLAAKIARHPVAVILVLLMVGIVGIQLDDRIIVDCDEDAMVSQTMPAKISMNKIESTIGSTSSITAYIKGDSIKDVDTLQWIDDFSNYVLNKQDEIIGVSSIVSVIKEYNNGVLPGNQQEIDAIWDEIPSDTINQYVSGNTETVIDFSMNDLSMPKTQSLINNLNDDLDWYGSHPGITVTFTGQMVMFSWMMEQISDSKNLMTYAGFLFILIYLLLVYRRFSAISPLVPIVIIVGWNSLIMYCLGLTYSLLTACLGAMTIGVACEYTILIMERYQEEKAKGGDMITSIQTAVQKIGTAITVSGLTTVLGFSALILASSPMIQNFGITTVMTVAFSLVGAIVVMPAVIALFEQFRTYVDKRKAGEAGVRL; encoded by the coding sequence ATGATATATAAGAGACCGTTTCTTGCAGCCGGATTAATTATAGTAATGCTGATTGCTGCGATATCCGGCCTTACAATGGTTTCAATGAAGACCGGAACCGAGACTTATCTAAATCTTGATGAGCCGGTGGGTTCCCTTGTCGATCATTATTCGGATGAGTTCGGATCGTCATCCATTATCCTTATCATTGAGGGTGAAGATCTGTCTTCACCGGGTGTTCTGGAATATCTTGATTCGCTCGAGGAGGATTTCAGGGACGAAAGGTATGTAGACGGGGTGAGCAGTCTTGCATCTTTCCTGAAATCTGCAAATGATGGAGTTTTGCCTCAAAGTACTGCCGAAATAAATAATATTCTGGATAATTCCGGTGATGCCCTTGATTCGGTTTTGCCTTCCCCTATTCTTTCCCTGATGTATATAACTCTAGAATCAGGATTGTCGGATGACTCTCAGACAGGAACTGTCAATATGGCGGAATCTGTTCTCGAATGTTCGGAACCACCTGCGGGAGTGACTATTACCATATCGGGTAGTCCGGCGTTCTCCGTCGAGATGCAGGAGGATATGGGAAGCAGCACTATGTCTTTAATAGTTCTTGCACTTCTCCTTATGATAATTGCAATGGTGTTCCTTTTCGGCCATGTGCGTTACAGGATGCTTCCCGTTTTTACTGTGTTTTGCGGGATAATTCTGACTTTTGGTGTGATGGGATTTGCCGGGATAAAGATCAGTACCGTTGTTGTGGCAGCCTTCCCTGTTCTTATCGGTATTGGAATTGATTATGGAATACAATTACATTCGAGACTGGATGAAGAGATCCGAAAAACATCCTCTTTAAAAGATGCGGTATTTATTACGGTTGCAAATTCCGGTCCTGCAGTTCTTCTTGCAATGATTGCAACGTCTCTTGGATTTGTTGCCCTTAAGCTCCTTGCACCTGCTCCTATGGTGGGAGATTTTGGGACTATATGCATTGTAGGAGTTATCTGTTGTTATATCACGGCACTTCTGATAATTCCCACATTTGCAGTGATTTTTAAGTATAAACCGAAAAAAGGAGAACTGAACGCTCTTGATTCTGCGGAATCCTGCCAGTTGGAATGGAAGGGATGCGATGATAAACCAAATGTGAAAAAGGGCAGCAAGGGATCTTTTATGGAGAAATATGATATTCTCCTGGGAAATCTTGCAGCAAAGATTGCAAGGCATCCGGTTGCGGTAATATTGGTTCTATTGATGGTCGGTATAGTGGGCATACAGCTTGATGACAGGATAATTGTTGACTGCGATGAAGACGCAATGGTCTCGCAGACAATGCCGGCAAAGATCTCTATGAACAAAATTGAGAGCACTATCGGATCAACGAGCTCGATTACGGCATATATTAAGGGGGATTCAATAAAAGACGTGGATACACTGCAATGGATTGATGATTTTTCAAATTATGTCCTTAACAAACAGGATGAGATTATCGGCGTATCAAGTATCGTCTCTGTTATAAAAGAATATAATAACGGTGTTCTTCCAGGCAATCAGCAGGAAATCGATGCTATATGGGATGAGATACCTTCCGATACAATTAATCAATACGTATCCGGAAATACCGAGACAGTGATTGATTTCTCTATGAATGATCTTTCCATGCCGAAGACCCAGTCCTTGATAAATAATCTGAACGACGATCTTGACTGGTATGGCTCTCATCCCGGGATAACTGTTACGTTTACGGGCCAGATGGTTATGTTCAGCTGGATGATGGAGCAGATCTCCGATTCAAAGAATCTGATGACATATGCCGGATTTTTGTTTATATTAATCTACCTTCTTCTGGTTTACCGGAGGTTTTCGGCAATATCCCCTCTTGTCCCGATTGTGATTATCGTTGGCTGGAATAGTCTAATTATGTACTGCCTTGGATTGACCTATTCGCTTCTTACTGCATGTCTTGGGGCAATGACAATCGGTGTTGCATGCGAATATACGATTCTTATCATGGAGAGATATCAGGAAGAAAAGGCAAAAGGAGGAGATATGATAACGTCTATACAGACAGCGGTCCAGAAGATAGGAACGGCCATAACGGTCTCCGGCCTCACGACCGTTTTGGGTTTTTCAGCTCTTATACTTGCTTCATCACCGATGATCCAGAATTTTGGGATTACTACGGTAATGACTGTAGCTTTCTCTCTTGTTGGTGCGATAGTCGTTATGCCTGCCGTAATAGCGTTGTTCGAGCAGTTCAGGACTTATGTAGATAAAAGAAAGGCCGGCGAGGCAGGTGTGAGGTTATAA
- a CDS encoding NAD-dependent malic enzyme: MSKRKFTVERKTTGDVYHVTARGREVLSEPLLNRGIAFTEEQREQLEIKGLIAYGKATLEEQAERVWEQVSAEPTPLLKNIALTAMHDRNEVLFYRTICDHMHETFPLIYDPVIGEAIEKHSHIYRRPRGIYLSIDDPESIETAFDNLGLGTGDVDIIACSDAEEILGIGDWGVAGVDIVIGKLAVYTAAAGIHPARVVPVGLDVGTDRRELLEDNLYMGCRHPRIRGEKYDAFIDKFVSVVKKRFPGSFLHWEDFGPGNARRLINKYRQSFCTFNDDMQGTGAITLAGILSGCRVTGVPIRNQRVVVFGAGTAGVGIADQIRDAMVQAGLSHEDATSQIWCLASHGLLYQGMPKGMRDFQESFARPENEMSRFNKEKDGSISLAEVVRIVKPTILIGTSTRPGAFTEEIVKDMASHCERPMIFPLSNPTELHEAKPVDLIRWTKGKALVATGAPFAPVTYNGVTYVIPQANNAMLYPGLGLGIVTCKAKLVTDGMIAAAAEAVSEMSDVSGAGAPLLPMVSDLRRVSAIVAQKVIEKAIEEKVATLIPEDIESIVAQAMWQPVYPEIVVEDSGGENE; encoded by the coding sequence ATGTCAAAACGTAAATTTACGGTTGAGAGAAAAACCACAGGCGATGTGTACCATGTAACAGCAAGGGGAAGAGAAGTGTTAAGTGAACCTCTGCTGAACCGTGGTATTGCCTTTACCGAAGAACAACGTGAGCAACTGGAAATTAAGGGGCTTATTGCCTATGGAAAAGCCACTCTTGAAGAGCAGGCAGAAAGAGTCTGGGAACAGGTCAGTGCAGAGCCGACACCTCTGTTAAAAAACATAGCGCTGACAGCCATGCACGATCGCAACGAAGTGCTTTTTTACCGCACAATTTGCGACCACATGCATGAGACCTTCCCCCTGATTTATGATCCGGTGATCGGTGAAGCGATTGAAAAGCACAGCCATATCTACCGCCGTCCACGCGGGATATACTTATCCATAGATGATCCTGAGAGCATTGAGACTGCTTTTGACAACCTGGGACTTGGCACCGGTGACGTGGACATCATTGCATGCTCGGACGCAGAGGAAATCCTGGGCATTGGGGACTGGGGCGTGGCAGGTGTTGACATTGTCATAGGTAAACTGGCTGTTTACACTGCAGCGGCTGGCATACACCCCGCCCGGGTCGTTCCCGTAGGCCTGGATGTGGGCACCGACCGCAGAGAACTTCTTGAAGACAACCTGTATATGGGCTGCCGTCATCCAAGGATCAGGGGCGAAAAATATGATGCTTTTATCGATAAATTTGTCTCTGTTGTCAAAAAGCGCTTTCCGGGCAGCTTTTTGCACTGGGAAGACTTCGGCCCGGGCAACGCCAGGAGGCTGATTAACAAATACCGCCAAAGCTTCTGCACATTTAATGATGACATGCAGGGGACAGGAGCCATCACCCTGGCCGGAATTCTTTCCGGGTGCAGGGTCACCGGAGTTCCCATACGGAACCAGCGCGTAGTCGTGTTCGGGGCGGGTACGGCCGGAGTAGGCATTGCAGACCAGATTCGTGACGCAATGGTCCAGGCAGGCCTCTCCCATGAAGATGCCACTTCCCAGATCTGGTGCCTGGCCAGTCACGGCCTGCTGTACCAGGGCATGCCTAAGGGTATGCGTGACTTTCAGGAATCTTTTGCCCGGCCGGAAAATGAAATGTCCCGTTTCAATAAAGAAAAAGACGGCAGTATCTCCCTTGCTGAGGTTGTGAGAATCGTAAAGCCCACTATTCTCATAGGTACTTCCACCCGCCCGGGTGCCTTTACCGAAGAAATCGTTAAGGACATGGCCAGCCATTGCGAACGGCCAATGATTTTTCCTCTCTCTAATCCGACTGAGCTGCATGAAGCAAAACCAGTTGACCTGATCAGGTGGACGAAAGGGAAGGCTCTGGTTGCCACGGGCGCTCCTTTCGCCCCAGTCACCTACAACGGTGTGACCTACGTCATTCCACAGGCCAACAACGCCATGCTCTATCCGGGACTTGGCCTGGGTATCGTCACCTGCAAGGCCAAACTGGTGACTGACGGCATGATTGCTGCCGCAGCCGAAGCCGTTTCGGAGATGAGCGATGTGTCAGGAGCCGGGGCCCCATTGCTCCCGATGGTCAGCGATCTCCGCAGGGTCTCAGCTATTGTAGCCCAAAAAGTGATAGAAAAGGCCATCGAAGAAAAAGTGGCCACGCTAATCCCCGAAGATATTGAAAGTATCGTGGCACAGGCAATGTGGCAGCCCGTGTACCCGGAAATAGTAGTGGAGGATTCAGGTGGGGAAAATGAGTGA
- a CDS encoding ABC transporter ATP-binding protein: MITTDGLKKYYTMGDVEVRALNGVSIQIEKGEFVGLMGPSGSGKSTLLHMIGLLDRPTSGGIFIDDKDVNSLSDEQRTMFRLNKLGYVFQDYALIPELTVLENVCLCSMVRGEDILDYTTKGMNILNIIGLSERTGHLQRELSGGQQQRVAIARAMVSRPDILFADEPCANLDSVNSRMVLDLCKKINTEMNQTIVMVSHEDWHREYFDKVIYLKDGVVDSIIEM, translated from the coding sequence ATGATAACTACAGATGGTCTCAAAAAATACTATACAATGGGCGACGTCGAAGTTCGTGCATTAAACGGGGTAAGTATACAGATAGAAAAAGGCGAGTTTGTCGGTTTGATGGGACCTTCCGGCTCGGGAAAATCCACCCTTTTACATATGATCGGCCTCCTTGACCGACCGACTTCCGGTGGGATCTTTATTGATGACAAGGATGTCAATTCCCTGTCCGATGAACAGAGAACGATGTTCAGGCTGAATAAACTAGGGTACGTATTCCAGGATTACGCACTAATACCCGAACTTACGGTACTTGAAAATGTTTGCCTGTGCTCTATGGTCAGAGGTGAGGATATTTTGGATTATACAACCAAAGGGATGAATATTTTGAATATCATCGGTCTTTCCGAAAGGACAGGTCACCTCCAGAGGGAGCTTTCGGGAGGCCAGCAGCAGAGGGTTGCGATCGCCAGAGCAATGGTCAGCAGACCAGACATTCTTTTTGCCGACGAACCCTGTGCTAATCTGGATAGTGTAAACTCAAGGATGGTTCTTGACCTTTGTAAGAAGATCAACACCGAGATGAACCAGACAATTGTTATGGTCTCTCATGAGGACTGGCACAGGGAATATTTTGACAAAGTAATATACCTGAAGGACGGTGTCGTTGATTCTATAATAGAGATGTGA
- the fumC gene encoding class II fumarate hydratase: MSEYRIETDSLGEVKVPADKLWGAQTQRSLEHFSIGDELIPGEMIDSYAILKKASAIVNHRGGRLEDQQYDLIIRTCDEILSGEHRDQFPLHVWMTGSGTQFNMNVNEVISNRCCQLAGTEPGTKNPVHPNDHVNMSQSSNDSFPAAMCIAAAIGTTQMLLPRVEKLHDALAEKAREWEDIIKIGRTHMQDATPLTLGQEFSGYAGMIEDGIKRIKEALNGVYRLALGGTAVGTGINAAPEFAEQTASEIAGLTGLPFVSAPNKFTVQGAHDDLIFLSSALKTLAVSLFKISNDIRLLSCGPRCGFAELNIPANEPGSSIMPGKVNPTQCEALAMLSIQVMANDTAVSMGGASGYLEMNVYKPLIIHNIMQSIRIMADGCHNFRVFLVEGTEPNKKQISYLLNRSLMLVTALSPVIGYDKASKVAHYAMDNDLSLREAAMKLGYVSGEEYDRVVDPVKMVHPFVAE, encoded by the coding sequence ATGAGTGAATACAGGATAGAAACCGACAGCCTGGGCGAAGTTAAAGTTCCGGCAGACAAACTGTGGGGGGCACAGACCCAGCGATCTCTGGAGCATTTCAGTATCGGTGATGAACTTATCCCCGGGGAAATGATAGATTCATATGCAATTCTCAAAAAAGCCTCAGCCATTGTCAACCACAGGGGGGGGCGACTGGAGGATCAGCAATATGATCTGATAATCAGGACCTGCGATGAGATATTGTCAGGAGAACACAGGGACCAGTTCCCCCTGCACGTATGGATGACCGGCAGCGGAACCCAGTTTAACATGAACGTTAACGAAGTTATTTCCAACCGCTGCTGTCAGTTAGCCGGAACAGAGCCAGGGACAAAAAATCCGGTCCACCCAAATGACCACGTGAACATGTCCCAGTCATCAAATGATTCTTTTCCTGCTGCCATGTGCATTGCTGCGGCCATAGGTACAACCCAAATGCTTCTTCCGCGTGTGGAAAAACTGCATGATGCCCTCGCAGAGAAAGCCAGGGAATGGGAAGATATAATCAAGATCGGACGTACCCATATGCAGGATGCCACCCCTCTTACTTTGGGCCAGGAGTTCTCCGGATATGCAGGAATGATAGAAGATGGGATCAAACGGATCAAAGAGGCACTAAACGGTGTCTATCGTCTGGCCCTTGGAGGTACAGCCGTGGGAACAGGCATAAACGCAGCACCGGAGTTTGCTGAACAGACTGCCTCAGAGATAGCAGGTCTGACAGGGCTGCCTTTTGTGTCTGCTCCCAACAAGTTCACGGTCCAGGGTGCACACGACGACCTGATCTTCCTGAGCTCGGCCCTGAAGACCCTGGCAGTATCACTTTTCAAAATATCCAATGACATACGGCTGCTCTCCTGCGGCCCGCGTTGTGGATTTGCGGAACTTAATATTCCGGCCAACGAGCCGGGATCATCCATCATGCCGGGCAAAGTCAATCCTACACAGTGCGAAGCCCTGGCCATGCTCTCAATTCAGGTAATGGCCAACGACACCGCCGTATCAATGGGCGGAGCCTCAGGGTACCTGGAAATGAACGTATATAAGCCACTAATTATCCATAATATCATGCAGTCGATCAGGATAATGGCCGACGGCTGCCACAACTTCCGGGTCTTTCTGGTTGAAGGGACAGAACCAAATAAAAAACAGATCAGTTACCTCCTGAACCGCTCTTTGATGCTGGTGACAGCTCTCTCGCCGGTGATTGGATATGATAAGGCATCAAAGGTTGCCCATTACGCCATGGACAACGACCTTAGTCTCAGGGAGGCGGCCATGAAACTGGGCTATGTATCCGGTGAGGAATATGACAGGGTTGTTGACCCGGTTAAGATGGTTCACCCGTTTGTTGCAGAATGA
- a CDS encoding ABC transporter permease translates to MINDLKVSLFLAIKTLQRGSAGSTILTVIIIAMVFTNMILLPSIITGTIKDFEDKSLDYYFSNVIIEPKGDNDENMFITNTGDLVEELNRVPGVLRASPRYVASVVLKQKGKRLLNSVNAVVPRDEILVSKVKDKMVEGQYLGDNDRGEIIIGKLLAGNRDESEDLIPSLGGVRAGDSITIEFTNGVTKEYRIKGIFSTGLMEVDTMAFITWTDLEEVYGEDIDEASAVYVKAKEGISEKEVKTAILQSGVHEKVKTWREFLGKAYGRVVQSYGIINDMTMIVSLVIAIVVIFIVIMIKTINNRRQIGIMKAIGLKKSIIINNYLFQVMILSILGTILGTVILGLLTGYFSVYPIKFPEGDIVPYIRFTDIIGNGIVLLVSAAVAGYIPAWRIASEDILKAMRG, encoded by the coding sequence ATGATCAATGATCTGAAGGTTTCTCTCTTCCTTGCAATAAAAACCCTTCAAAGAGGAAGTGCCGGAAGCACTATTCTGACAGTAATCATAATTGCAATGGTATTTACCAATATGATCCTTCTCCCCTCCATAATTACCGGGACGATAAAGGATTTCGAGGACAAATCCCTAGACTATTATTTTTCAAATGTGATTATCGAACCAAAAGGGGATAATGATGAGAACATGTTCATTACGAACACCGGAGATCTCGTTGAAGAACTGAACAGGGTGCCCGGTGTTCTAAGGGCATCTCCCAGGTATGTCGCATCTGTTGTTCTTAAACAAAAAGGCAAACGGCTCTTAAACAGCGTGAATGCGGTAGTGCCCCGTGATGAAATTCTTGTCAGTAAAGTTAAAGACAAGATGGTGGAGGGGCAGTATCTGGGTGACAATGACAGGGGAGAGATAATAATCGGCAAACTCCTTGCAGGTAACAGGGACGAATCGGAGGATTTAATCCCGTCTCTTGGAGGAGTCCGGGCAGGTGATTCAATTACAATTGAATTTACAAACGGCGTCACCAAGGAATACAGGATAAAAGGTATCTTTTCAACCGGTCTTATGGAGGTGGATACAATGGCCTTTATTACCTGGACCGATCTCGAAGAAGTTTATGGGGAAGATATCGATGAGGCATCGGCCGTTTATGTGAAAGCAAAGGAAGGAATTAGTGAAAAAGAAGTAAAGACCGCCATCCTGCAGTCAGGAGTCCATGAAAAGGTTAAGACGTGGAGAGAGTTTCTCGGAAAAGCATATGGAAGGGTTGTTCAGAGCTACGGGATTATCAACGATATGACAATGATTGTAAGCCTTGTAATTGCAATCGTCGTAATCTTCATTGTAATCATGATAAAGACGATCAACAACAGGAGGCAGATTGGGATAATGAAGGCCATAGGGCTGAAAAAAAGTATCATTATCAATAATTATCTGTTTCAGGTGATGATCCTCTCCATCCTCGGAACGATCCTCGGAACAGTAATTCTCGGACTTTTAACAGGTTATTTTTCTGTTTACCCTATAAAATTTCCCGAGGGCGACATCGTCCCGTATATACGGTTTACAGACATAATAGGGAATGGAATTGTGCTGCTTGTCTCAGCAGCTGTTGCAGGTTATATTCCGGCGTGGAGGATTGCAAGTGAAGATATTTTAAAGGCGATGAGAGGCTGA
- a CDS encoding GNAT family N-acetyltransferase, which yields MMKNADIKIRPFRREDFDQVNGVLTEAFSGKIGSLLDTDCSEAAELMLETGFFCRNPVDGYFVAETEGNIAGVILLKFPGQMREDSDFRLMPVFRRYGLVRALKFAAGALLLEESAKAGECYIEYIAVNTDFRGLGIGSALLEYAMNYAAGKGFSWLTLCAASSNPAINLYLRSGFIQKKEIRSLLTYLFFGLDKWIYMAKSTDKQS from the coding sequence ATGATGAAAAACGCCGACATTAAAATCCGCCCTTTCAGGAGAGAAGATTTCGATCAGGTAAACGGAGTGCTGACCGAAGCGTTTTCCGGAAAAATAGGTTCACTTCTTGACACTGACTGTTCAGAAGCGGCAGAGCTGATGTTAGAGACCGGTTTTTTCTGCAGAAATCCTGTCGACGGGTATTTTGTCGCTGAAACAGAAGGAAATATTGCGGGAGTAATCCTCCTGAAATTTCCCGGACAAATGAGAGAAGATAGTGATTTCAGGCTGATGCCGGTGTTCAGAAGATATGGACTTGTACGGGCACTTAAATTTGCAGCCGGAGCATTGTTGCTTGAAGAGAGTGCAAAAGCAGGGGAATGCTATATCGAATATATTGCAGTCAATACAGATTTCCGTGGTCTTGGAATAGGTTCTGCACTTCTGGAATATGCCATGAATTATGCGGCAGGTAAAGGTTTTTCCTGGCTTACTCTCTGTGCGGCTTCTTCAAATCCGGCGATAAACCTGTACCTGAGATCGGGTTTTATCCAAAAAAAAGAGATTCGGAGCCTTTTAACATACCTTTTCTTCGGACTGGACAAATGGATTTACATGGCAAAGTCAACTGACAAACAATCCTGA
- a CDS encoding TetR/AcrR family transcriptional regulator, with amino-acid sequence MVEIIYSMPRVMPEYKEQARLKILEKAFIVFSKKGYHYTTMDDIASEVGVTKGTLYVYFKSKEELFRAMAGLHSSMFDEKLLKSFSNKSFKENYGLFFDLYVRMNSGNEPLIYELASLSTRNNAVKKMLQFETEESERRLIAFFTQQVNNGYLPEETDLEKLSVTICLLMEGLMERIFFGLSKKDAKNIWIETITKIIG; translated from the coding sequence ATGGTGGAGATAATATATTCCATGCCAAGAGTGATGCCCGAATATAAGGAACAGGCACGTTTGAAGATCCTGGAAAAGGCCTTTATCGTTTTTTCAAAAAAAGGATATCATTACACTACCATGGACGACATAGCCTCGGAAGTAGGGGTTACAAAAGGCACATTATATGTCTACTTTAAAAGCAAAGAAGAACTTTTCAGGGCAATGGCAGGTCTGCACAGTTCGATGTTTGATGAAAAACTCCTTAAATCATTTAGTAATAAAAGTTTTAAAGAAAATTATGGATTATTCTTTGATCTGTACGTCCGGATGAACTCGGGAAATGAACCCCTGATTTATGAACTCGCTTCACTTTCTACAAGAAATAATGCGGTTAAAAAGATGTTGCAATTTGAAACAGAAGAGAGTGAGCGTAGGTTAATCGCATTTTTTACGCAACAGGTCAATAATGGATATCTGCCAGAGGAGACAGATTTGGAGAAATTGTCGGTTACGATCTGTCTGCTTATGGAAGGATTGATGGAAAGAATTTTTTTCGGTCTTTCAAAGAAGGATGCAAAGAATATCTGGATTGAAACAATAACGAAAATTATTGGGTAA
- a CDS encoding DUF2115 domain-containing protein, which translates to MKASELFEAIKDDLSTISEYISLMKCIHETNSKDSATQSSILVEYDYAAYREIMNEACPNPDIVIESDRVEEFREALNRYFDEYAPGETDLRCYVTNISLYLVFIAKKPLHPPGIDVPDLKVIKGEDGHYYCSRKGKIFDGEPTLCRYCVCRPI; encoded by the coding sequence ATGAAGGCGTCAGAGCTTTTTGAAGCAATAAAAGACGATCTGAGCACGATCTCAGAATATATCTCCCTTATGAAATGTATACATGAAACAAATTCAAAGGATTCCGCTACGCAATCTTCGATTTTAGTTGAATATGACTACGCGGCATACAGGGAGATCATGAACGAAGCCTGTCCGAATCCTGATATTGTGATCGAATCCGACCGGGTTGAAGAGTTCAGGGAGGCTCTCAACCGTTACTTTGATGAATATGCACCAGGAGAAACAGACCTGAGGTGTTATGTTACCAACATTTCACTTTACCTGGTATTTATAGCGAAAAAACCATTGCACCCGCCGGGCATCGACGTTCCGGATTTAAAGGTTATAAAAGGGGAGGACGGACATTACTACTGCAGCAGGAAAGGTAAGATATTTGATGGCGAACCCACCCTCTGCAGGTACTGTGTATGCAGGCCGATATGA
- a CDS encoding COG1361 S-layer family protein yields MNNWFVKMEKIMRTYLIIVAISAIIIVGFVTSVSAGDPTVTVTGYEVKPSVLMPGEKGVVEVTLKNTATTSTETRIVQYSDGPRTITADKNPTIQSLFLQPNGITVLGGNNQFLGDIGPGQEIQLSFYIEAPTKPGIYFPEVWAGVKDAKNLRFPVPVNVDTQLEFSKRGYLTVKGEIPESIHPGDSVSGSLIITNEGQSRADEVKVDLGTIEEVIAPRGTGSFYAGSLDPGMSRSFDIELITERRELTGIKSMPVSLSYYTIEGEKTESDDFLDVMLKGEGEIGISSVETNPVRVINDENFDLIIRIENTGTGEARSLTAKLIMQDGQEFQAFVGRIKPGNDAPAVFLFNGMESGTYPADLDITFTDDWGEKKVNEKISFTVSKSSDEWVHVVLIGIIIGGGYLFYRNRKKKEQS; encoded by the coding sequence ATGAATAATTGGTTTGTAAAGATGGAGAAAATTATGAGAACTTATTTGATTATCGTGGCGATATCTGCCATAATTATCGTGGGTTTTGTTACATCAGTCAGTGCCGGAGACCCTACAGTTACAGTAACAGGTTATGAAGTAAAGCCTTCTGTTTTAATGCCGGGGGAGAAAGGAGTGGTAGAAGTCACACTTAAAAATACAGCCACTACTTCAACAGAAACCAGAATAGTACAGTATAGTGACGGGCCCAGGACCATTACAGCCGATAAAAATCCAACGATTCAAAGTCTTTTCCTCCAGCCCAACGGAATAACAGTTCTGGGAGGGAATAATCAGTTTCTTGGAGATATCGGTCCGGGTCAGGAGATTCAACTTTCTTTTTACATAGAGGCTCCAACAAAACCGGGTATATATTTCCCTGAAGTCTGGGCAGGTGTGAAGGATGCAAAAAACCTTAGATTTCCAGTTCCTGTTAATGTAGATACACAACTCGAATTCAGCAAGAGAGGATACCTGACGGTAAAGGGTGAAATCCCGGAATCAATTCACCCGGGGGATTCTGTTTCCGGCAGCTTGATTATCACAAACGAAGGGCAAAGCAGGGCAGATGAAGTAAAGGTGGATTTGGGTACAATCGAGGAGGTAATCGCGCCAAGGGGCACCGGTAGTTTTTATGCAGGCTCCCTTGATCCGGGAATGTCGAGATCTTTTGATATCGAATTGATCACAGAGCGCAGGGAGCTTACAGGTATCAAATCCATGCCCGTATCGTTGTCATATTATACAATCGAGGGTGAAAAGACAGAATCTGATGACTTCCTCGATGTAATGCTAAAAGGTGAAGGAGAGATCGGGATATCTTCCGTTGAAACAAATCCGGTCAGGGTAATCAATGATGAAAATTTTGACTTGATAATTAGAATCGAGAATACAGGGACCGGTGAAGCCCGGTCACTTACTGCAAAACTCATCATGCAGGACGGTCAGGAATTCCAGGCCTTTGTTGGTAGAATAAAACCCGGAAATGATGCTCCAGCAGTTTTTCTATTTAACGGAATGGAGAGCGGGACATACCCGGCCGATCTGGATATAACCTTTACAGACGACTGGGGGGAGAAAAAGGTAAATGAAAAGATCAGTTTCACTGTAAGCAAATCCAGTGACGAATGGGTGCATGTGGTGCTGATAGGGATTATTATTGGCGGAGGTTACCTGTTTTACCGAAACAGGAAGAAAAAGGAGCAGAGCTGA